A window of Candidatus Nitrospira allomarina genomic DNA:
GGGGTCGCTGGTGGCCGTCCACGTGCCTCCCTATACCAGTGATCCCGAAATACAAACACTGGTTAGGCGGTTTGGCGATGTCGGCAGGGCCACCCGTGATTTCGCTGACATGAAAATCCGCCCCACCACTCCGGATGATCCTCGCGGACGATATCAAACTCTACAAGTCATCATCTTTTCGGATCCATTCTGGACGGAGCCGGATAACCTTCATCGGTATGTCGCGAATGAGGTCGATGATGATTCGGAAAAAACCTTTCGGAAAAACTTTGAAGCGGCTGTGCGAGCTGGGTATCGTGCCGATGCGGACGGGCAGGCAGGATGGATCGGCCCCTGGAACCGGAGCGGGTCAAAAGATCGAACGCTTACGATGCAGTGGGTGTTTCAAGAGACGTGGGAGGAGGCAAGTCCTCATGCTCAGACGTCTTCCCCGGCTCCCTAGTCGAGGGCGATGATTCAGCAAGGGCTTTAGTGATAGTCTGAGAGAGGATGGTTTGGAGGTCAGGATTACTCAGGCGTTTGGCTAAGCCGGTGGCAAAAGGCGACGGTTCACCGACAAAATCAGGAGGGTCCTGGGGTAGTGGATCCTGTTGAGGCGGCGCTTGTGGAATGGAACCGATGCGTAAAACGACCTCGGTTAAGCCCAGTTCCGGCATCATTGAATGAATGGCTTCCAAAATGGCCGGTCTTAGAAACATGAGCTGCTGAAGCCAAATCGAGTTATCCGCCACCAGATGCAATTTTTTAAAGCGGATACTCTCAGGGTAGGAATGTT
This region includes:
- a CDS encoding DUF721 domain-containing protein, which produces MSYFESIQSLIQDFSKGNPLGLKLSEVQLQQEWEHLVGETMAKHSYPESIRFKKLHLVADNSIWLQQLMFLRPAILEAIHSMMPELGLTEVVLRIGSIPQAPPQQDPLPQDPPDFVGEPSPFATGLAKRLSNPDLQTILSQTITKALAESSPSTREPGKTSEHEDLPPPTSLETPTAS